A genomic window from Candidatus Saccharibacteria bacterium includes:
- a CDS encoding YvcK family protein: MEVNKVGANIVVIGGGTGSFVVLSGLKNYATDITALVNMADDGGSTGQLRDELGVLPPGDVRQCLVALSSSPRARELFNYRFDEGSLAGHAFGNLFLTALEKMTGSFISAIDLAEEVLRVDGKVVPVTLDSVVMSAKLGRQVYRGQSEIEKQHFGESRRPKIMVAKTSGGRVRANPQAIKAIEEADLVVIAPGNLYCSLAPVLATPGIGKALCETSARKAYVCNLVTKPGQTEGFAVHDFASEIERLAGGEFLDYVIYNVHQPSKSLLEKYAADGELPVEIDAIALKQQHYRVKGAELLAGEIWQNPNKKDPIAYRRTLIRHDPDAVARSIMKIYFS, from the coding sequence ATGGAAGTTAATAAGGTAGGTGCGAATATAGTCGTGATCGGTGGTGGCACGGGTTCGTTTGTGGTGTTGTCTGGGCTGAAAAATTACGCGACGGATATTACGGCACTCGTTAATATGGCGGATGATGGTGGATCGACTGGTCAGCTACGTGATGAGCTGGGTGTGTTGCCGCCGGGAGACGTCAGACAGTGTCTGGTGGCGCTCAGTAGTTCACCGCGTGCTCGCGAACTGTTTAATTATCGGTTTGACGAGGGCAGTCTAGCTGGGCATGCTTTTGGCAATTTGTTTCTCACGGCACTCGAAAAGATGACCGGTAGTTTTATCTCGGCCATCGATCTGGCCGAGGAAGTGTTGCGGGTTGATGGCAAAGTTGTGCCAGTGACGCTAGATAGTGTTGTCATGAGCGCTAAACTGGGTCGCCAGGTTTATCGTGGTCAGTCAGAAATCGAAAAGCAGCATTTTGGTGAATCGCGCCGACCAAAAATTATGGTAGCGAAGACTAGCGGCGGTCGCGTGCGGGCTAATCCACAGGCGATCAAGGCGATCGAGGAAGCTGATTTGGTTGTCATAGCACCGGGAAATCTATATTGTTCGTTAGCGCCGGTTCTCGCGACTCCGGGTATTGGCAAGGCGCTGTGCGAAACATCGGCGCGCAAGGCTTATGTCTGTAATCTCGTAACCAAGCCCGGGCAAACCGAAGGGTTCGCCGTACATGATTTTGCGTCTGAAATCGAACGATTGGCCGGTGGAGAGTTCCTCGACTATGTCATATATAATGTCCATCAACCGTCGAAAAGCTTGCTAGAAAAGTATGCGGCCGACGGCGAGTTGCCAGTGGAAATTGATGCAATTGCTCTGAAACAACAGCATTACCGCGTCAAAGGCGCCGAGCTCTTAGCTGGTGAAATATGGCAAAATCCGAACAAAAAAGATCCGATTGCCTATAGGCGAACGTTGATTCGACATGATCCAGATGCGGTGGCTCGATCAATCATGAAAATCTATTTCTCGTGA
- a CDS encoding cell division protein FtsW, translating into MSNWAQINNRPSDSRRNKLAAAEIKSTLFDTAGDLKLTRKHRPDYLMVVLMIVLSFIGVVILFSITPALTGGDNDASTKFMLKQGMFLVAGLVSFFVASRVPLDFWRRHGSKFFVVALIICFMVPIMGALKIPPAYCTLGACRWISLGGLGTFQPAEFLKFGTVLFTAGFLAIRCARGELNSYRKTLLPLGVVTLASLFVLAIMQKDLGTSISLAAIVLVQLIVAGLETRKLMAILGAGAGLAVLSIIVAPHRMARIATFFGQGDATADYHINQAMIALGSGGLTGRGLGQSVQAFGWLPEAIHDSIFAVLGESLGFLGLLVIIALFGLLLRQIISKVDYIENIYLRLIVAGVFSWIAAHVVLNIGAMTHLIPLTGITLPLVSIGGTSMLFIMTSLGLVFAISHYTMHRKVKAEGSSEDANPVSGRRFGRSRYADRSRLR; encoded by the coding sequence ATGAGCAATTGGGCTCAAATAAATAATCGTCCTAGCGACAGTCGTCGTAATAAATTAGCAGCGGCCGAGATCAAATCAACGCTGTTTGACACGGCGGGCGATCTCAAATTGACTCGCAAACATCGCCCCGATTATTTGATGGTCGTGTTGATGATCGTGTTGTCCTTTATTGGCGTGGTGATCTTGTTTTCGATCACGCCAGCACTGACCGGCGGAGACAACGACGCCTCGACTAAATTCATGTTGAAACAAGGCATGTTCCTGGTCGCTGGGCTAGTTTCGTTCTTTGTCGCGAGCCGAGTACCGCTTGATTTCTGGCGACGGCACGGCTCCAAGTTCTTTGTCGTAGCCCTCATCATCTGTTTTATGGTGCCGATTATGGGAGCGCTCAAGATACCGCCGGCCTATTGTACACTCGGCGCTTGTCGTTGGATTAGCCTGGGGGGCCTAGGAACATTCCAGCCGGCTGAGTTTTTGAAATTTGGCACGGTGTTATTTACCGCTGGATTCCTAGCAATTCGCTGTGCGCGTGGTGAGCTGAATTCCTATCGCAAAACACTGTTGCCGCTCGGCGTGGTAACGTTGGCGTCTCTGTTCGTGCTGGCTATCATGCAAAAAGATCTCGGAACCAGTATCTCGCTAGCTGCGATTGTTTTGGTTCAGTTGATCGTGGCGGGTCTCGAGACGCGCAAACTCATGGCCATTCTCGGCGCTGGCGCAGGCCTAGCGGTTCTATCGATTATCGTGGCACCACATCGTATGGCCAGGATCGCGACGTTCTTTGGCCAGGGTGATGCCACGGCCGATTACCACATCAACCAGGCGATGATCGCCCTAGGCTCGGGCGGACTAACGGGTAGAGGTTTGGGGCAGTCAGTCCAGGCCTTTGGGTGGCTACCGGAGGCAATTCACGACTCAATCTTTGCGGTTTTAGGTGAATCGCTGGGCTTTTTGGGATTGCTAGTGATTATCGCCTTGTTCGGGCTGCTACTCAGGCAGATTATTTCCAAGGTTGATTATATCGAGAATATTTACTTACGTTTGATCGTGGCTGGCGTGTTTAGCTGGATCGCGGCGCACGTAGTCTTAAATATCGGTGCTATGACACATCTGATTCCGCTGACTGGTATCACGTTACCGCTCGTTAGTATCGGTGGTACGTCGATGCTGTTTATTATGACTAGTCTCGGTTTGGTTTTTGCTATATCGCATTATACCATGCATCGCAAAGTTAAAGCAGAAGGGAGCAGCGAGGATGCGAATCCTGTCAGTGGGCGGCGGTTCGGGCGGTCACGTTACGCCGATCGTAGCCGTTTGCGCTAA
- a CDS encoding class IV adenylate cyclase: MNTEIEVKFIQVNHDTIRSQLQALGGICTHPMRLMRRVVFVNEALESRHGWLRVRDEGDRVTVSYKQRDSLDIHGTKEIETVVEDFDAITQIIRQLGDWTESYQESKRETWHVGEVEVVLDEWPWLDPIIEIEGPTAELVEAVAIELGFDMKDALYGSVMSAYRKQYPNVDHGFKIGNIPSVKFDDPMPPELAV; this comes from the coding sequence ATGAATACTGAGATTGAAGTCAAATTCATCCAGGTTAATCACGATACCATTCGGAGTCAGCTACAGGCACTGGGTGGAATATGTACACATCCGATGCGGTTGATGAGACGGGTAGTGTTTGTGAATGAGGCGCTGGAATCTCGTCATGGCTGGCTGCGAGTGCGAGACGAGGGCGATCGGGTGACGGTGTCGTATAAACAACGAGATAGCCTGGATATTCATGGAACAAAGGAAATCGAAACAGTTGTCGAGGATTTTGACGCTATAACACAGATCATTCGTCAACTTGGCGATTGGACCGAGTCATACCAGGAATCGAAAAGGGAAACGTGGCACGTGGGCGAGGTGGAGGTAGTGTTAGACGAATGGCCATGGCTCGATCCGATCATAGAGATTGAGGGGCCGACGGCTGAGTTGGTTGAGGCTGTTGCTATCGAACTAGGCTTTGACATGAAAGATGCCCTATATGGTAGCGTTATGAGCGCCTATCGGAAACAATACCCGAACGTAGATCATGGTTTCAAAATCGGAAATATTCCGAGTGTGAAATTTGATGATCCTATGCCACCCGAACTAGCTGTTTAG
- a CDS encoding penicillin-binding protein 2, whose translation MTNQSEKLSRASRLTIGLFLVLAIFLVRLFYIQVINHEEFLAKANQMQISKRTINPERGQLYAKDQNGEIVPLVLNQTVYTVFADPTQVKDVKKVEKLVTDVAGDQMIEANFDKLTSTTLQYVVLARQITHSQAEKIQEADLAGVGLQSSSRRVYTEGKLANQVLGFVNADGEGQYGLEQYLNTELTGEAGLLQSVTDVRRIPLTIGVHDVSIPAKDGTDYVLTIDRSVQAQAESILQEGLNNVNSDSGSIIVMDPNNGHIVAMANYPDFDPSNYTKVTDATAFQNHAVSYAFEPGSVMKAMTTSMSLDLGTINPDTTFTDPNCMQIDDAKICNAEGDEKFTGRTFTMTKVLQYSLNTGVMWQLQQIGGGDITKAARQTMYEYFHDKYRFGQKTGVEQPGEVGGTIFSPDNVQGNKVRYANMTFGQGVSVTMVQMAAAFSATVNGGTYYQPTLIDGTLDQDGKETANQSKVVSDNVISDSASSNIRKMMFEARRGSWPTADGGYYVGSKTGTAQIYDDATKTYSKDRTTGTTIGFGADKDGNAQYVIMVRIEYSGKQGFAGSVAANPVFTKMSNWLAQYEGITKP comes from the coding sequence ATGACCAACCAGTCTGAAAAATTATCGCGCGCCAGCCGACTGACGATCGGTCTATTTTTGGTTTTAGCGATCTTTTTAGTGCGATTATTTTATATCCAGGTCATCAATCACGAAGAGTTCCTAGCCAAAGCTAATCAGATGCAGATTAGTAAACGGACCATCAATCCAGAGCGTGGGCAGCTCTACGCCAAGGATCAAAACGGCGAAATTGTTCCACTCGTCCTGAACCAGACTGTTTACACCGTGTTTGCCGATCCGACACAGGTAAAGGACGTCAAAAAGGTAGAAAAACTAGTCACCGATGTGGCGGGCGATCAAATGATCGAGGCTAATTTCGACAAACTAACCAGCACAACTCTGCAGTATGTAGTGCTAGCACGTCAAATCACGCACTCTCAGGCGGAAAAGATCCAAGAAGCCGATCTGGCTGGTGTCGGTCTCCAGTCGAGCAGCCGCCGAGTTTATACCGAAGGTAAACTAGCTAACCAGGTGCTCGGCTTTGTGAACGCCGACGGGGAGGGGCAGTACGGCCTCGAACAATATCTCAATACCGAGCTAACGGGCGAAGCTGGTCTATTGCAATCGGTGACGGATGTGCGTAGAATTCCGCTGACGATTGGTGTCCACGATGTCAGTATCCCAGCCAAAGACGGCACCGACTATGTGTTGACGATTGATCGTAGCGTCCAGGCGCAAGCCGAATCGATCTTGCAAGAAGGTCTCAACAACGTGAATAGCGATAGCGGCAGTATCATCGTGATGGATCCAAACAACGGTCATATTGTGGCGATGGCGAACTATCCAGATTTTGACCCGAGCAATTATACCAAAGTGACTGACGCGACAGCTTTCCAGAATCATGCCGTTAGCTATGCGTTTGAACCTGGTTCTGTCATGAAGGCGATGACTACCTCGATGTCGTTAGACCTCGGCACAATCAATCCGGATACCACTTTTACTGATCCGAATTGTATGCAGATTGATGATGCAAAGATCTGTAATGCCGAAGGTGATGAAAAGTTCACTGGGCGGACATTTACTATGACCAAAGTGTTGCAATATTCGCTCAATACCGGTGTCATGTGGCAACTACAACAGATTGGTGGTGGCGATATTACGAAGGCCGCGCGGCAGACGATGTATGAGTATTTCCACGACAAATACCGCTTTGGGCAAAAAACTGGGGTGGAGCAGCCGGGCGAAGTCGGCGGTACGATCTTTTCACCGGACAATGTGCAGGGCAACAAAGTTCGCTACGCCAACATGACCTTTGGTCAGGGTGTGTCGGTGACGATGGTGCAAATGGCGGCGGCGTTCTCGGCGACAGTCAACGGCGGAACGTATTACCAACCGACGCTGATCGATGGCACCCTGGATCAGGACGGCAAAGAAACCGCCAATCAGTCGAAAGTTGTGTCAGATAATGTGATCAGCGACAGCGCGAGCAGCAACATTCGTAAAATGATGTTCGAAGCCAGACGGGGCAGTTGGCCGACGGCTGATGGCGGCTACTATGTTGGATCAAAAACGGGTACGGCTCAGATCTACGATGACGCAACCAAAACCTATTCAAAGGACCGCACGACTGGTACGACGATTGGTTTCGGCGCTGACAAAGATGGTAACGCTCAATATGTTATAATGGTCAGGATCGAATACAGTGGTAAACAAGGCTTTGCTGGCTCGGTAGCCGCAAATCCAGTCTTTACCAAAATGAGCAACTGGCTCGCTCAATATGAAGGGATTACCAAACCATGA
- a CDS encoding ribonuclease HI has translation MITYYTDGSASPNPGPGGFAVIKNGQPWLMGGEVEPVETTNIRMEGLALLAAMQDAVGEACEIYSDSEFWINVLTKWAPNWAANGWKKKSGEIKNLDIVKPLLAEYQNSRAKLIWVRGHVGTELNELADEWANRAREQKVRGVSSVNSDM, from the coding sequence ATGATAACGTATTACACCGACGGTAGCGCTAGCCCAAATCCTGGCCCAGGCGGTTTTGCCGTCATCAAAAACGGTCAACCGTGGTTGATGGGTGGAGAGGTCGAACCGGTCGAAACGACAAATATTCGCATGGAAGGCTTGGCGCTACTCGCGGCCATGCAGGACGCGGTGGGCGAGGCCTGCGAAATCTATTCGGATAGCGAGTTTTGGATCAATGTGCTGACTAAATGGGCGCCCAATTGGGCGGCAAACGGCTGGAAGAAAAAGTCCGGCGAGATCAAAAACCTCGACATCGTTAAACCATTGCTGGCTGAATACCAAAATTCACGAGCCAAATTGATCTGGGTGCGCGGTCACGTCGGGACCGAATTGAACGAACTGGCGGACGAGTGGGCGAATCGTGCCCGCGAGCAAAAAGTTCGTGGCGTTTCGAGTGTCAACAGCGATATGTAG
- the mraY gene encoding phospho-N-acetylmuramoyl-pentapeptide-transferase, translating into MNEALDQLAQAMLRILLLGGSAFIMAMILTPVYTYFAYRYKFWKKQKTVTLDGKVLEVISKLHARKIARRIPTMAGLVFVIAIAVTTLIFNFSRPQTWLPLAALIAGAVIGLIDDILNLRSNGGVAGLRAPVKFTMVTIVGLLLGWFFWQKLGFTTVHIPFIGPWDLGVWIVPVFAFVVVATGNAVNISDGLDGLAGGLAASAFVMFAIIAVMQQQFGLAAFCMTIVGALLSYLWFNVYPARFFMGDVGSFALGVTLGVVAMLTNSLFLLPIIGLMFVVEAGSVIIQQASKRLRAGKKVFLAAPLHHHFEAKGWPETKVTMRFWVVGNIVGILGIIIALGGGNV; encoded by the coding sequence ATGAATGAAGCTCTAGACCAACTAGCGCAGGCGATGCTACGGATCTTACTCCTCGGTGGCTCGGCTTTTATTATGGCCATGATTTTGACACCGGTTTATACGTATTTTGCCTATCGGTACAAGTTCTGGAAAAAGCAAAAGACCGTCACGCTCGACGGCAAGGTGCTCGAAGTCATCTCAAAATTGCATGCACGCAAGATCGCGCGTCGCATCCCGACTATGGCTGGCCTAGTGTTTGTGATCGCCATCGCGGTGACGACGTTGATATTTAATTTTAGTCGACCGCAGACTTGGCTGCCGCTGGCGGCGCTCATCGCTGGAGCAGTTATAGGTCTCATTGATGATATATTGAATCTCCGTTCTAACGGTGGGGTAGCTGGTCTCAGGGCGCCAGTGAAATTCACCATGGTGACGATTGTTGGTTTGCTACTCGGTTGGTTCTTTTGGCAAAAGCTGGGCTTTACGACGGTGCATATTCCGTTCATCGGTCCATGGGATCTCGGCGTCTGGATCGTGCCGGTCTTTGCCTTTGTCGTGGTCGCGACTGGAAATGCTGTTAACATTAGTGATGGGTTAGATGGTCTAGCCGGCGGTTTGGCGGCTTCGGCGTTCGTCATGTTCGCAATTATCGCCGTTATGCAACAACAGTTTGGCCTAGCGGCGTTCTGTATGACGATCGTCGGCGCGTTGTTGTCGTATCTATGGTTCAACGTCTATCCAGCGCGCTTTTTCATGGGTGATGTCGGATCGTTCGCACTCGGTGTAACCCTAGGTGTGGTGGCAATGCTAACAAATTCGCTATTTCTATTACCAATTATCGGTTTGATGTTTGTGGTCGAGGCAGGATCGGTTATCATTCAACAGGCGAGCAAGCGATTACGCGCTGGTAAAAAAGTCTTTCTAGCAGCGCCATTACACCATCATTTCGAGGCCAAAGGTTGGCCTGAAACCAAAGTCACGATGCGTTTTTGGGTCGTTGGAAACATCGTTGGCATTCTCGGCATCATCATTGCGTTAGGTGGGGGAAATGTCTAA
- a CDS encoding DUF4868 domain-containing protein, translating to MYEQQTTKPVDIFEWANKAGHLKKEFDVEFFLVNKRYTVYHLPMSDGLKPQVAPVFLLEILNEVEKGAGLGLEPRPFEESEAEAGVLLWSTRERVANAKMVLDQIETSRSAIETFNEYDHEFKTIKMIIARFSHKNSTPFYVIKQVTGSSSLSERNAWQIGQDGKMAALEPAAAFKIATDNQVLVVDEQIFAFNPKKFEAIFSYSYKKQAIADKKVEQILDRYQLNFPEGQDLNTLIAGRAKSINKLQNLELGTKTQEEIVEYSENMALDLMTADDGAIIILDGRDVDTFVSLLNDDYMTSDLTGLRYEIKGKKLLKGDE from the coding sequence ATGTACGAACAACAAACTACCAAACCAGTGGATATTTTTGAGTGGGCTAACAAGGCCGGACACCTAAAAAAGGAATTTGACGTCGAATTCTTTCTCGTTAATAAACGATACACGGTCTATCATCTGCCGATGTCGGATGGACTCAAGCCGCAAGTGGCACCAGTCTTTTTGCTAGAAATTTTAAACGAAGTTGAAAAGGGCGCGGGACTCGGCCTAGAGCCGCGACCATTCGAGGAGAGCGAAGCCGAGGCTGGCGTATTACTGTGGTCAACTCGCGAGCGTGTGGCGAATGCCAAGATGGTACTTGACCAGATCGAAACATCACGTAGTGCCATCGAAACCTTTAACGAATATGATCACGAATTCAAAACGATCAAAATGATCATAGCGCGTTTTTCGCATAAAAATTCCACGCCTTTTTATGTCATCAAACAGGTAACTGGGTCGAGTTCGCTCAGCGAGCGTAATGCCTGGCAGATTGGTCAGGACGGAAAAATGGCAGCGCTCGAACCGGCGGCAGCGTTTAAAATAGCGACCGATAATCAAGTATTGGTAGTCGACGAACAAATTTTCGCTTTTAATCCGAAGAAATTTGAGGCGATATTTAGCTATAGTTACAAAAAACAGGCAATTGCCGACAAAAAAGTCGAACAAATTCTTGATCGTTATCAATTGAATTTCCCAGAGGGTCAAGACCTGAATACTTTGATTGCAGGTCGAGCGAAATCGATCAACAAATTACAGAATTTGGAGCTCGGCACTAAAACTCAAGAGGAGATCGTGGAATATAGTGAAAACATGGCACTCGATCTGATGACGGCAGATGATGGAGCGATTATCATCCTCGATGGTCGTGATGTTGATACATTCGTCAGCCTATTAAATGACGACTATATGACGAGCGATCTAACGGGTCTGCGATACGAGATCAAGGGCAAGAAGCTCCTCAAGGGTGACGAATAA
- the rsmH gene encoding 16S rRNA (cytosine(1402)-N(4))-methyltransferase RsmH gives MTTPQQLHIPVLLDATLDLLHPGKGESYLDLTAGYGGHAQAVIARIGSANLATLVDRDAFAIGQLESLGQQGARLIHSDFLEASQTLVTENRQFDMILLDLGVSSPQLDRAERGFSFRLESDLDMRMDQSQDTSAATIVNHYSEKELSQIIRHYGEEPPTRAHRIARAIVIKRSKQPIVTTTELADLIAETLPRRGKIHPATRTFQALRIETNDELGQIERTLPLLIKLLAPGGRLAVISFHSLEDRLVKNFLREQTNSGLEADLTVLTKHPIAGTDDVYNPRARSAKLRAAAKINN, from the coding sequence ATGACAACACCACAACAACTCCATATTCCAGTCTTGCTCGATGCGACACTAGATTTGTTGCATCCGGGAAAGGGCGAAAGCTATCTGGATCTGACGGCCGGTTACGGCGGTCATGCCCAGGCGGTAATTGCTCGCATAGGTTCTGCGAACTTGGCGACACTGGTGGATCGAGACGCCTTTGCGATCGGTCAGCTAGAGTCACTAGGGCAACAGGGAGCTAGGCTGATACATAGCGATTTCTTGGAAGCTAGTCAAACATTAGTTACCGAGAATCGGCAGTTCGATATGATCTTGTTGGATCTCGGTGTTAGCTCTCCGCAGCTCGATCGTGCGGAGCGCGGATTCAGTTTCCGTCTGGAATCGGATCTCGATATGCGCATGGATCAATCGCAAGATACATCTGCTGCAACTATCGTGAATCACTATTCGGAAAAAGAACTCAGTCAGATAATTCGTCATTACGGGGAAGAACCACCGACAAGGGCGCATCGGATCGCTCGAGCCATTGTCATCAAACGCTCTAAACAGCCGATTGTGACAACGACCGAACTAGCTGATCTCATCGCCGAAACCTTGCCGCGGCGGGGCAAAATCCATCCCGCGACACGCACCTTCCAAGCTCTACGGATCGAAACCAATGACGAACTAGGTCAGATTGAGCGGACATTGCCGCTACTCATCAAGCTCCTAGCTCCAGGCGGGCGACTGGCGGTGATCAGTTTCCATAGTCTCGAGGATCGATTGGTGAAAAACTTCCTGAGAGAGCAAACAAATTCCGGTTTGGAGGCAGATCTGACAGTCCTAACCAAGCATCCAATTGCCGGCACTGATGATGTTTACAATCCGCGCGCTCGTAGTGCAAAATTACGAGCCGCAGCAAAGATAAATAATTAA
- a CDS encoding DMT family transporter translates to MTNKKTKYNKWLLIGFLSVVIGAPNGTIIKSTLGEINSTTFTFLKLAMTFVIFLPVVVLFLLRHWKIIKKNAFNLAISVTCTAISLIVFYKAIEYSTASYTSIISLLSPIILVIISSKIIKEKVGRRAVAGITLAAIGGLLVVAVPAIFEGSAASVFYPLATVLVLINCVTSPISIIYQRKANDNGVTFAVYAGLASLVTAVVALVLSLIESGPGAIISQTANLSLLGWVGIAYSAFVVSFASRSLWIVAYQRMGSTVSGGLSYLETLLAIALPIIVLGEKLSLELVAGALLILLGIYIAESRPRRPSAKKKRRSKLLRSHYLQNRHHLR, encoded by the coding sequence ATGACGAACAAGAAAACGAAATATAACAAGTGGTTGCTGATAGGTTTTTTGTCGGTAGTAATTGGTGCGCCGAATGGCACCATTATCAAGAGCACCCTGGGCGAAATCAACAGTACGACATTCACATTCCTAAAATTAGCCATGACATTCGTGATATTTTTGCCGGTGGTCGTTCTGTTCCTGTTGCGACACTGGAAAATCATCAAAAAGAACGCCTTTAATCTCGCCATATCGGTAACCTGTACGGCGATTAGTTTAATTGTTTTTTACAAAGCGATTGAATACAGCACGGCCAGTTATACTTCAATCATATCTCTGTTGTCTCCAATTATTCTAGTAATTATATCGAGTAAAATTATCAAAGAAAAGGTCGGACGCAGGGCGGTGGCGGGTATTACGTTAGCGGCGATTGGTGGCCTATTGGTGGTCGCAGTACCGGCTATTTTTGAGGGTTCGGCCGCGTCAGTGTTTTACCCGCTGGCCACGGTTTTGGTGCTGATCAACTGCGTTACTTCTCCTATATCGATTATTTACCAGCGCAAAGCGAACGATAACGGTGTAACTTTTGCAGTCTATGCAGGCCTAGCGTCACTCGTCACAGCGGTCGTTGCGTTAGTGTTGTCTCTCATCGAGAGCGGTCCCGGCGCAATTATTAGCCAAACTGCCAACTTGTCACTACTGGGCTGGGTCGGCATTGCGTATAGCGCCTTTGTCGTATCGTTTGCCTCGAGGTCGCTATGGATTGTAGCCTATCAGCGAATGGGTTCAACAGTGTCGGGCGGGTTATCATATCTAGAGACGCTACTGGCGATTGCTTTGCCAATTATTGTACTGGGTGAGAAATTGTCGCTAGAGCTAGTTGCTGGAGCATTACTGATACTACTCGGTATCTATATCGCCGAATCACGACCACGACGCCCTAGTGCAAAGAAAAAGCGGCGATCTAAATTGCTACGATCGCACTATCTCCAGAACCGCCATCATTTACGTTAG
- a CDS encoding FKBP-type peptidyl-prolyl cis-trans isomerase, translated as MKYEGTKLHDFEPRDGVQELEIMDVEVGDGEEVKPGATITAHYTGALCKNGIIFQSSFDFGNPITFGLDQVIKGWTQGVPGMKVGGTRRLIIPAEMAYGAASPAKNIPAGSDLVFDIALTAIPRNGE; from the coding sequence ATGAAATACGAAGGAACAAAACTACACGACTTTGAGCCGCGAGATGGGGTTCAGGAGCTAGAGATTATGGACGTCGAAGTCGGTGATGGGGAAGAGGTTAAACCAGGTGCGACGATCACAGCGCATTACACTGGGGCGTTATGCAAAAATGGCATTATTTTCCAGAGCAGTTTTGATTTTGGCAATCCGATAACATTCGGATTGGATCAAGTAATCAAAGGCTGGACACAGGGTGTACCTGGCATGAAAGTCGGCGGTACTCGTCGATTGATTATTCCAGCCGAGATGGCCTACGGTGCAGCGAGCCCTGCCAAGAATATTCCAGCGGGTAGCGACCTCGTATTTGATATTGCCTTGACGGCGATTCCACGAAACGGAGAGTAA
- a CDS encoding bifunctional chorismate mutase/prephenate dehydratase has protein sequence MALLWRAEERSDIISSCVIIFPMQKILVQGELGSFHHEAAMKLFGSDVEIIPCPSFANVFSRLEKNKTGLALVAIENSLYGTINEVADGLEATPEIKIFAEIELSIHQNLITLPGVAASGIRKVYSHFAALAQCEKYLEDNFPQVEKIEYEDTAAAVRYIVEQNDPTLAAIAGRSAADLYDVQILAPQIEDNAVNFTKFAALSRSPDRDRELVRRPLAGKSSIILTTGHQPGALYEALGVFVSHKINLTKLQSRPIPGEKWHYRFYLDFEADADETMQIIKGLESLDNNVVFLGNY, from the coding sequence ATGGCGTTACTTTGGCGAGCGGAGGAGCGTAGCGATATCATATCAAGTTGTGTTATCATATTCCCCATGCAAAAGATTCTTGTCCAGGGCGAACTCGGCTCGTTCCATCACGAAGCTGCTATGAAATTATTTGGTTCCGATGTTGAAATCATCCCCTGCCCGAGTTTCGCTAACGTGTTCTCCCGCCTAGAAAAAAACAAGACGGGACTCGCGCTGGTCGCGATCGAAAACTCACTCTATGGCACCATCAACGAGGTAGCCGACGGCCTCGAGGCGACACCGGAAATAAAAATCTTTGCCGAGATCGAGTTGTCGATTCACCAGAACTTGATCACTCTGCCAGGTGTTGCTGCCTCTGGTATTCGCAAAGTTTATTCTCATTTCGCCGCCCTAGCACAATGTGAAAAGTACCTAGAGGACAACTTTCCGCAAGTCGAAAAAATCGAGTACGAGGACACCGCCGCCGCAGTACGTTATATTGTCGAACAGAACGATCCGACGCTCGCTGCGATCGCCGGGCGTAGCGCCGCCGATTTATACGATGTCCAAATCCTCGCTCCACAGATCGAGGACAACGCAGTCAATTTCACCAAATTTGCTGCTTTGTCGCGTAGCCCCGACCGCGACCGCGAGCTAGTCAGACGACCTCTGGCTGGCAAATCCAGTATCATTTTGACAACTGGCCATCAACCTGGCGCTCTCTACGAAGCTCTCGGCGTCTTTGTCTCGCACAAAATCAATCTCACTAAACTGCAGTCCCGTCCGATTCCCGGTGAAAAGTGGCATTATCGGTTCTATCTCGATTTCGAAGCTGATGCAGACGAAACCATGCAAATTATCAAAGGTCTAGAATCACTCGATAATAATGTGGTCTTTCTCGGCAATTACTAG